The genomic window TCCTGTGTGGTAGACATGGTGAGTGAGAATGTTGGTAACTCAGTATAGtacatcatgactattttttggGTAACAGACAAAATCCTGGAAACATTTACCCTTAGATCcaatcaattttagaattgtGAGACTTCAGGTTTGTAGTCTCCTCAAtcttctagaatgtaagctccatgaagacaagaattttgtccatttttttggaCTGTGAATTTCCACACAAAACATCAGTGGCAGAGGTGGGCTAAGGTCCACGTCTCTATGACATACCCTTTGTACCTTTGCACTGTCATCTCCTGTTTAAGACCAGAACTCCCACCCCTAAGTCCCTCATCTACTTTTCCCGTGCtatcctgacagcttggagaaagagggagaaaagcaggTGCCCACATTCTCCTCCTTGTCCCTGGCTTCCCTACCACCTTCTTTGGGTATTTCAACAGGTTCTCTACATGCATACCCATGATAGTTCTTACAAAGTGCTTGGCTGCAGGGCTGACGAGGAAATAGTTAGAAGGTGAGGAGGAGAAAGACTGAGAGCCACACAGCAGTTACCAGGTCCTTTATTTTCTTGAATCACCACCATCATGTGCTCCCAGGTCTTATCAAGGCCTTTTGCATCAGGCCCGAAAGGGATGATGGGGGCAGGAGATCCTGGGTGCCTCCTACTGAGTCAGTGTACCTGGCATCATGCTGGGTGTATTGGCTTGCTAGGGCTGTGGGTACTAAGTACCACATCTGAGTGGCATAAATGTCAGAAACCTATTGTCTCAGTTCTAGTAGTTGTTTCTTGGTTCACCTCAGGGACTGTGGTTGTTGGAGCCTAACTAATTGGCATTCTGGGACAGGACTGTAACAGGGTCCTCCTTAATGTGGCCATGGACTGTGCATCTTGGCTTGGTTTATTTGTATGTCTTAGAATGAAGCTGTGACTCATGCTAGGCTCAGGGAAAAGACTATACCCGTAACTGATTAGCTGTGTGTGTCCCAACCAGGCTTTGGCCCCAGATATAGAGCACTCAAAGGAAGGACTATACCCTGTGATAAATGGATCCATTGGCTCATGAAAGAGCCATCTCTAGGGAgctaaaaaaagagagggagaggggctcctgggtggctcggttgagcatccaaatcttgatttcgtctcaggtcatgatcccagggttgtgggatcaagtcccacatcaggctcctcactgagcatggagcccgcttaagattctctctttctttctttctctctctctctctctctctctctctctctctctttctctctctctctctctctgtctctctctctctgtctctctctccctagctcacatgttatgctctttctctcccccaccccacaaaaaaaaggaaagaagaggaaataagcaACTGTAGGTGACATGCTGAGGTCCACACTCCTAAAAATGGACTGCTCACCAGAACCCTTAAGTTCCCAAGCTGCTGCTGCCTATGCCTCTGTTACAGCAAGAGTTTCTAATCCTCAGGGTTGTAGGGGAAAACATCCAGTGCCATGCTCAGCACAGTGAAGAGGTTAATTCAAACCTGACTTAAGCATTATTAAGTAATCACTGCCATggttctctatccattcatctgtcaatggacatctAGACTGTTTTCATATCTTGACTAATGTGATTTACACTGCAATGAACCTAagaatgcagatatctcttggAGAtaatggtttcatttcctttttatatatacccagaagtgggatttctggattgtacggtacttctatttttaatattttgaggaactgccattctgttttccatcatggcggcatcaatttacattcacaTGGATGGTGCACAAGGGTTCTAATCCACATCATCGCCAGTATTTGTTATTGCTTATCTCTGTGATAGCCATCCTAACAAGTAtgaaatatctcattgtggtttagatttgcctttcttttatgattagtgatattgaacaccttttcacatatctgttggccatttgtatgtcttttcttgaataatgtctattcatgtcctttgtccAATTTTTAATCTGGTGGGTATCTTTTGTTttgggatgtttttgtttttgttgttgttgtttgttgtttttgttttattttgtttggctaTCAAGTTGTGAGAGAGGCTGAATGACAATgcatggtgtgtatgtgtgtgtgtgtgtgtgtgtgtgtgtatgtatatcacattttcttcatctgttcactgatttgtaaaggaaaaataaacaagtagaagTACAtcactaaaaagtttctgcacagcaaacaaataatcaacaaaatgagaaagcaacctccagaatgggagaaaatatatgcaaaccatatacctgataaggagttaatatccaaaatatttcccCACTTCAGGATCCAATCTGTGACCATACATTATATTTAGTTGTAATGTCTTTGGTCTTCTTTAATCTAGAATAGATTCTCAACTTTTGTCTTTCTTAACCTTGATATTTTGAATAGCATAGAATAATTGTTTTGGAAATTGTCCAGACATCAATTTggatttgtttcatgtttttttatgcatttttccaATACAATTTTTAACCCTTTGGAAGGCAAAGCCTTTTTCAATAGACACCAAACAAGGCATGTCACCAAAGCCTAAACTTTGGCTTCAATAAGCTCTACAGAAGTGAGCTTTGGAGAAAGCCCTTTCAATTTCCAGTGTCTGTTGTATTACAGTTTCATGAGGTTCTGTGGTCAAGGCCTTTATAGATAGGATTATTAAATGCCACATGACTGTTCACAGTGACCTCAAACTAACAGGAAATTTTAGATCATCTGCagctaagatttttttccttcataatctGCCTACAGATTTGGCTCACTTAAAAAATTCCTAGTTACTCTTTACAAAACACTGtttttacatacagtaaaacttATATTTTACAATGAGGTTTTACAAATgcataaactcttttttttaatttttaaaaaatctttatttttgagagagagagagacagagtgcaagcgggggaggaatagagacagggagacacagaatctgaagcaggctccaggctccgagctgtcagcacaaagcccaacacagagctcgaactcacgaactgagtgatcatgacctgcgccgaagttggacacttaactgactgagccacccaggcacctctacaaaTGCGTAAACTCTTATCATCACCACCACAGACAGGTTACTGAATAATTCCAACACCCCAAAGAGTTATCTGGTGTTATATTTTGTATTCATATCCTTACCCCACCTCTACTTCCTGGCAACCATGGGTGTGTTCTATGTAtcaatatttttgccttttccaggatttcatataaatggaataatgcagTATATAACCTTTTGACACTgggttctttcacttagcacaatacatttGCAATTCATCCAAGTTGTGTGTATTAACAGTTGTTggttttattgctgagtagttttGTTGCATGGCTGTGACataatttgttcatccattcaactctgaagaacatttgggttgtttccagtttatgAGGATGATCAATAAAGTTGCTCTAAGTATTCATGCACAAGTTTTGTCCaagtataaattttaatttctgagaaTAAATACCTGGAAATGGGATTCTTGGTCCTCTAGTTGAATGTACATTTAGCTTTTACAGAAACCACCAAATTGTTATGtagtattttgtatttctatcaGCAAAATATAagaattcctgttgctccacatctttgccagcactaagtgttgttaatattttttattttgacattctaATAAGTGTATGGGGTATCTCAttgggttttaatttgcatttccctaatgactatgGTGTTGAGCATTGATTCATGAGCTTGTTTGTcattcatgtatcttttttaGTTAAGTGCATGCCCAAAAAtttagcccattttttaattgggttgtttgttttcttatgttgAGGTTTGAGGGTTATTTACATACTCTGTATATAAGTCCTTTGTTTGATATATGGGTGCTGGTTACCTGAATCTACAGGTGTGATAAAATTgcattgaaacacacacacagacacacacacacacacacgtgcctgTAAAACTTGTGAAATCTGAACAAGTTCTGTAGTTTGTACCAACATGAATTTCCTGGCTTCTGATATTGTGCTATAGTCATCTAAAATGTTACCACTGGAGGAAACTGGATAAAGAATACACAGaacttctctactttttttttttacaacttcttGTGAAACTAtaactatctcaaaataaaaagaagagaatccaGAGTGTAGCCAAGTTGACAAAGATATTGAATCTACAATCTTCATAACAACTTAAAagttttttccattaatttctgAATTAATGTTTATTGTCTCCTCCTTTACACTATCTTTGAATGTTCTGGGctgtttttttctaacttttattttattttttttaatgttattcatttttgaaagagagagaaagcacaagcacagggggacagagagaggggggtatggaggatccaaagcaggctctgagctgacagcagaaagcctgatgtggggctcaaactcacacaaccacgagatcatgacctgagccaaagtgagacgcctaactgactgagctacccaggcacccctttttctaacttttaaaaatggatacttAGCACATTAATTTTGTAGACTTCCTTCTTCTCCAATATGAAAATGTAAGGCTACAAACTTATCTCTAAGCAGAGTTTTTGCTGAATCCCAAGggaataaataggaaaatgtgatttttcactctttttccttctttaaaattgttttagctcttccttttcctttccatataaattttcaaataaatatctaaatccattcaaaaaaaaatcttgctgtcATTTCCATAGTAATGTGTTAAGCCTATACATCAATTTGGGGAGAGTTGGCTTTACTGTACcgatcttccaatccatgaacatggtatgtctctccttatttaaaaaatatctgatttctgggacacctgagtggcggACACCTGAAGagacagacttcagctcaggtcatggtctcgcggtgtgtgggattctgcttgggattctctctccccctctctgcctctctgctcctcccccacttgcacacgctctctctctctctcaaaataaataaatatatatatatatatatatatatatatatttgattatttttattggtattttgCAGCTTTCACCATACAGGCTCTGTGCATGTATTGTCAGATTctacttaagtatttcatttatttcagtgacTACAAGAgttattgtgcttttaattttgatttcctaaagtatatagaaaaaaaacaggaaaagacttTTGTATGTTTAGTGCCATTTCTAAACTTATTAAAAGGATTTGTCCTTGTAGCTCCATTGGGAATCAGTTAAGCTTTCTAAAATGGGCATGTGCACTGTGCCCTGTCACATAGATTTGTGAGAATTAAGTGCAGTAAGTGCATAACGTTTTTAGCCCAGAACTGATACAGAGATTCAACAAATAataagtgttattattattattattaacagtaTAGTGTAAGGTTTCCCTTCCTCTTATCCCACCTCTGAAGCATCTATCTCTAGCAAGGTGAACAGAGtccattcctttcctcttcctctcctgtcaCCTTGCCCCTCAGATTTCCCTAAGTCACCGCCCTCTTGCTAGCTCCGCCCTCCACAAACCCGCCTTCCTGATagccccgcctctgcccctcccactcctcccGCAGCCCTCCCCGCGTTCCCCAGCACAGCCCTTGCTCAGCGGGCTGGAAGCTCATGGTGTAATTTCGTGGGATAGTGGCAAAGCCCACAACTTTGGGGGACACGTCAATGTCTTGGGGCAGCTGAGGGGGCTTGAGGCAGAAGTTCTGCAAGATGGtggtgaggaagagaaagagctcCATTCTAGCCAGACCTTCTCCGAAACAGTACCGCTTTCCTGAAGAGAcagaatgggagggctggaggtgAGGCCTGCTCTCACTGCTCCCTTCTCCACTACCCACCACCAACTGCATTCTCCCAGAGAGCAGGGACTGAGAAACTTTCAGAGACATCTCTAACCCTCTCTGAGCATCACTTTCTCTTGTACATGGGATAGGGGTGAGCTATCCCAAGCTGTAGCAATGGGAAATTTAGGTGCCCCTTCCTTCCAAGCACACACTCAGATATGGCTGCCGGGCTCTCATCTCCTCCCAAGGAATCTCAAGAATCTAAATGACTTTGGACAAATATCTGACTCACTAAGGACTTTgattttccccatctgtgaaatggatacAATCATCCCTTTCCAGTTGCCTGGACACAGGTACTTGGTAGTCATGGGGTTTGCAGCTGGTTGGCTCTAGAGTAGATCTTAGAGGGACTTTCAAGCTGGAGACAGACCCCAGGCTACAGCTTAGAGACGGGATGTGGGATGAAGGAGGCCCGGTTGGTGGGAGCAGTGGCTTAGCAGCAAGCAGACCGGGGTCTCTTACCGATGGAGAAGGGCACAAAAGCATCACTCTTCTTAAACTGGCCCTTCTCATCCAGGAAGTGCTGGGGGTGGAAGTCTCGGGGGTGGGAAAAGAACTTGGggtctctcagcacagagcccagcatagggAACACTTCAGTGCCctggtgaggaggagaggggtatTTGATAAggtggagtgggggcagggtgtgCTGAAAGCACATGGAGGTTGGAGGGACAATGCAGGTGCCCTGAGTGATAAGAAATGGGAGGCGGGGGAGCGTGGGTCCCCTGGGGACATGAGACTCAGGTCTCTGAGCCAGGAAGCTTGGCAGACATGGGGGTTCATGTCTCCTGAGAAGGGAAGTTGGAGGAGCACGGGTTCTGTGTCTCTTAGGACAGAAGGTGTGGGGGACCACAGTTCATGTCTCTCAAGGCAGGAGGTTGAGAGGACATGGGGGTTCATGCTCTCTGGGACTGGGATTGAGAGACATCAGGTTTGTGTTTCTCTAGGCAGGATGTTTGGGGGACATGAGATCCATGTCCTTGAGGGAGGAGGTCTAGACATGAAGTTCATGTCTCTTGAGAGAGGAAGTTTGGGGGTATGAGGTTCATATTCCCTATGAAAAGAGCTCTGGGGGAGACACGGGATTCAGGAATCTCTGAGGGGAATGAAGGGACATGGTGATTGGAACAGGGTTTGATTGAAGCAATGGGACAGGGGCTGGGAAGCTTCTAAGAGAATAGgttgctgggtcacagggagcAGGTTGGAGGTCCCCCAAGGTGGGACAGGAAGATACCTTGGGGAGGAAGAACTCCCGAAACTTGGTGTCCTTGGTGACTCTGCGGGCCACTCCCATGGGGATCATGTCTCCAAATCTCTGGATCTCATGGATCACCGCCTCTGTGTAGGGCATCTTGGCCCTGTCCTCAAACTTGGGCTGCCGGTTCTTGCCAATCACCTGGTCAATCTCCTCATGGATTTtggctgtgggaggagggggaaggtaTTTAGGTATCTGGGGTCTCGGGGCAGTGATGATAGTCCAAATAGGTACATCCATGTGTGCCATGGACTTAGACCATTCAAAACAGATGTTGGCCATTCGCATTGTTGGTGCAGCATCCTGTTCACCCGGTCGTGCCAGAATCATGAGTAGGCATAAGGGAGGAGTTTGGGGAATGGTTTGGAGAGCAGGCAGTGGATATACATTTGACCCAGCATGGAAGCTATTTACCAATCCGTTCAGATATTTTCAATACTTGAACACCTAGTGAAACTTGGCTGGTGCTCATCAGCAGAATATCACCTAGTCTCCGGATAACAGGGTATGTCTGAGGCTTCAGGGATCTGGGGAAGGTGGGGATGTTGCAGTGGGCTCAGAGGAAGTTTGAGGGCCTGTGGCTGCCACTTTGTtgccccccaccctgcagccTTACCCTCCACATCTGGGTGCTTCATGAGCAGCAGGAAGCCATACCGCAGGGTCGTGCTGACTGTCTCAGTGCCCGCAAAGAAGAGGTTCAGTGTGGTCAGCACCAGGTTCTTCAAGTAGAACTCTGTGTCGGGGTTGTTCTGCTCCTATAGGGAGAGAGGGCTTCAGGCCAAGCCCACTCCCCTCAGGGCTCTCAGGGCCCTTCTGGGGTCTTTCTCTTTGGACCCCTCTCTCTTAGATCCAGaccagaggtgggaggagggacttGGTTCTACGAGCTCTTTGTTCAGGCTGCTGGCTCTGCCCAAAAtgcccttcccacactccttACCCACCTGCCTATCTGTCCTTTACTCTTCAAGAACACTTTTTTATGGTGGGGATATTGAGAAGGAGAGGAATAGAGTCAGTGAGTGCATGGTACCGAATTGTTCGCTATTATGGTTGGCACACACAGGTCCTGCCCATGGGCAGGGGCTCAGTAGAGGGAGCAGCCATAGTTATTATACTTGGGATTGTGAGGATGTTTGGGGTGTACCTCCTGCATGCGGATGAGGAAGGAGTCGATGAAGTCCCGCGGGGAGTTGGGATCTAGCGTGCGTTGGTTCTGCTCCACCTTCTTGGCTATGAAGTCCTCCAGACCTTTCAGATCCTTAAATGCCTGTTGCTGTGGTCCTGGCAGGTATTTCATCACTGAATAAAACATCTCATAGAGCTGAggatggggagagaagaaaggacaggaaggaCAGCTCTCAGCAGGCAGGTCTTGATAGGAGTGGGACCTTTCTCATGGCAAGGAAAGCACTGAATTAAAGGTCCCCATCCAGATGTTAAGGATTTATATGGGGCTGATGGGAGGAGATATCTAAGTTTTCACATGAGTTAAGTGTGAGAACCCCTATCTCAGCATGTTGGTGAGATGGTTTGGGACACATCCAGATATTCAGGTGAGGTTGCATTGGGAAACTCCTGTCCAggtgtttacctatttatttctgACTGATATGAAGGGGAGGTAGGTACCTGTTTAGGTCTCTAGATATCAAGTAGGCTCAGTTGGAGACAACTATCCAGATATTTAGAGGCTATGGAATAGTGATTTCTATACAGGTATTGAGGTATTAAAGTGTGGCAGGTATGCAAGTGTTGAGGTGGGGGAAATACCTGTTCATGTGTTTCAAATATTCACACTGGGCTGGAGGGGAGCACTGCTGTAAGTGTTTGAGTGAGCTGCATTGAGGAACATAATTTGGGTGTTTGGGGAACCATCTATCCAGATGTTTACATGTTTAGAGGCCTTCTTGGTTGGCGTATCTGTCCAGATGTTCAGATATTTCAGTGGGCTCTGAAGAAGTACTTATCTAGGTAGCCCAGTAGGCTGGTTTGAGACACCTGTGTAATACTCAAATGATTTTGGCAGACTGTATTTTATAGCACCAGGTGTTCATGTATTCAGGACATGGACGGAGGTGGTCACTTGTTCAGGTGTTAAGGTATTAAGATGAAAAGATGGAATGTCTTGACAGGGAGCCAGTTCTAGATATTAAGATAGGTAGGGTGGGGGCACATGCCAAGGAGGAAGGCTGGGCTTATAACAGCTATCATGCCTGCAGGctgttttttgtatgtttggtttgggttttgggttttttggtgggAGAAACATCTGTTGAGATATCCAGGTGTCCTTGGAAATGGGGTATTCTGGTGTAGCTGTTCCATTGTCCAAGAGTGGTTTTGACGGAACCCTatctgggagaggaagggagttTGGGGTACCTGTCTCCATGTGAGGAAGCAATTGGAGGGTTGTAGTAGGGTGTTGTAGAGACAGACTGGGATGGGTTACCTGGCCCATAGATGTAGCTGTGAACTGGAAGCTTCCCAGCATCATACGCAGCAGTGACAGGAACTCTTTGTTCTCATAGTCAAAGCGGTCCCCAAAGACAATGGAGCTGATAACATTGGACACTGTCCGGCTCAGGAAGAAGGTGGGATCAATGAAGGCGCCTAGGGAAGGGGATGGGGTTGAGGAGAAACAGGTATCTGGGGGAGCATCCACTAGACAGTCTGACACCAGTCCAAGAATTGGAGGAAAGCACCAGGGTGATGAGACAAGCTCCCAGCACAAGGCCctagagccaggagcctggacTCCTTCCCCCAGTCCAGTCAGTCCCCTTCCAGGACCAGAAAGCGCACATATCCACGTGAATgctcctgctccttctccctcATTCCCTCCTGGCTCACCATGCGTGTCCCGGAGGGCCTCGATGAGGAAGCCCACTTCCTCCTGGATGCGCTCCTCGATGCCGCGCTTGCCCA from Panthera tigris isolate Pti1 chromosome E2, P.tigris_Pti1_mat1.1, whole genome shotgun sequence includes these protein-coding regions:
- the LOC102960454 gene encoding cytochrome P450 2A13, whose product is MLASGLLLVALLTCLTIMVLMSAWRQRKLWGKLPPGPTPLPFIGNYLQLNTQQMYNSLMKISERYGPVFTVHLGPRRIVVLCGHEAVKEALVDQAEEFGGRGEQATFDWLFKGYGVAFSNGERAKQLRRFSITTLRDFGVGKRGIEERIQEEVGFLIEALRDTHGAFIDPTFFLSRTVSNVISSIVFGDRFDYENKEFLSLLRMMLGSFQFTATSMGQLYEMFYSVMKYLPGPQQQAFKDLKGLEDFIAKKVEQNQRTLDPNSPRDFIDSFLIRMQEEQNNPDTEFYLKNLVLTTLNLFFAGTETVSTTLRYGFLLLMKHPDVEAKIHEEIDQVIGKNRQPKFEDRAKMPYTEAVIHEIQRFGDMIPMGVARRVTKDTKFREFFLPKGTEVFPMLGSVLRDPKFFSHPRDFHPQHFLDEKGQFKKSDAFVPFSIGKRYCFGEGLARMELFLFLTTILQNFCLKPPQLPQDIDVSPKVVGFATIPRNYTMSFQPAEQGLCWGTRGGLREEWEGQRRGYQEGGFVEGGASKRAVT